The following are from one region of the Methanoculleus caldifontis genome:
- a CDS encoding TldD/PmbA family protein encodes MAADVRYYDIRCVRGEVTLVDIDNGVIESAGTSFFDKAVIRVLGPKGWGFLTRDHVDIDSKREVDALVAAAARLAAVTADEIDLADAPRGVLSVPPLAEDPRDVDLEEKTRLLAGIEEAARVDGVANTRARYTEGIDAVRYLDSNGNEYSYEAVRSGFSVLAIASRNGVMQMGSERDHITTGFNLRGKQDLGRKAGEVAVSLLDAKLPKGGPRRAVLDPELAGVFTHEAVGHASEGDLVREGASVLGGKIGEAIGCPGLVIVDDPTLHEFGFMPVDAEGVAVERTEIIRDGILRSYIHNRETLAAVGNGVAGHARAEHGAPPIVRMSNTFIENGDAAYDEIISECRDGILLIGSRGGQVDPGRGVFQFNAEYGYLIEGGEMTDMVRDVSLSGEILSTLHNIALIGNDRKMSPGYCGKGGQSVPVSDGAPHLLLEHATIGGRGE; translated from the coding sequence ATGGCTGCTGATGTGCGATACTACGACATCAGGTGCGTGCGAGGCGAGGTCACTCTGGTCGATATCGACAACGGAGTGATCGAGTCCGCAGGCACCTCATTTTTTGATAAAGCTGTGATACGGGTGCTCGGTCCGAAGGGCTGGGGTTTTCTCACCCGCGACCACGTCGATATCGACTCGAAGCGGGAGGTCGACGCCCTGGTGGCGGCGGCAGCGCGGCTTGCGGCCGTGACCGCAGACGAGATCGACCTTGCCGACGCCCCCCGCGGCGTGCTCTCCGTCCCGCCCCTTGCCGAGGACCCGCGGGACGTCGACCTCGAGGAGAAGACCCGCCTGCTTGCCGGGATCGAGGAAGCGGCACGGGTTGATGGGGTGGCGAACACCCGGGCCCGCTACACCGAGGGGATCGACGCGGTCCGGTACCTGGACTCGAACGGGAACGAGTACTCCTACGAGGCCGTCCGGTCGGGCTTCTCGGTCCTCGCCATCGCGTCAAGAAACGGCGTGATGCAGATGGGGAGCGAGCGCGACCATATCACCACCGGCTTCAACCTCCGCGGGAAGCAGGACCTCGGCCGGAAGGCGGGGGAGGTCGCGGTCTCGCTCCTCGACGCGAAACTGCCGAAGGGCGGTCCGCGGCGGGCCGTCCTCGACCCCGAACTCGCGGGCGTCTTCACCCACGAGGCGGTCGGCCACGCGAGCGAAGGCGACCTCGTCCGCGAGGGCGCATCGGTCCTCGGCGGGAAGATCGGTGAAGCGATCGGCTGTCCGGGGCTCGTCATCGTCGACGACCCCACGCTCCACGAGTTCGGGTTCATGCCCGTCGATGCCGAGGGCGTTGCCGTCGAGCGGACGGAGATCATCCGCGACGGCATCCTGAGATCCTACATCCACAACCGCGAGACCCTCGCGGCGGTGGGGAACGGGGTCGCCGGCCACGCCCGCGCCGAGCACGGGGCGCCGCCGATCGTCCGGATGAGCAACACCTTCATCGAGAACGGCGATGCGGCCTACGATGAGATCATCAGCGAGTGCCGGGACGGCATCCTCCTGATCGGGTCGCGGGGCGGCCAGGTCGACCCCGGCCGCGGCGTCTTCCAGTTCAACGCGGAGTACGGCTACCTGATCGAGGGCGGCGAGATGACCGATATGGTCAGGGACGTCTCGCTCTCGGGCGAGATCCTCTCGACGCTCCATAACATCGCGCTCATCGGGAACGACCGGAAGATGAGCCCGGGCTACTGCGGGAAGGGCGGACAGAGCGTGCCGGTGAGCGACGGCGCGCCGCACCTCCTGCTTGAGCATGCAACCATCGGGGGGCGGGGCGAATGA
- a CDS encoding ribose-phosphate diphosphokinase → MRIVSTERSQVLAARIAEKLGIPLVETKFTRFPDGEMYLRCGELDDETLIVSSIVDNDMLVQTLLAIDAADRSRITLVIPYLGYSRQDRRIHSGEPISARAVARAVSTGVERVYIVNIHDPAILDFFTVPATNVTIAPAIGGYVGDLHLKNPLVLAPDEGAVAFATDVAAVGGWDCDHLEKTRLSGEEVRIAPKSIDAEGRDVVIVDDIISTGGTLATAACMLREQGATSIHAACVHGVLTSGAYTRLRAAGVSSVVSSDTYENASSFISAANAIVTAIRDNAHH, encoded by the coding sequence ATGAGAATAGTCAGTACCGAACGGTCCCAGGTCCTAGCAGCCCGCATCGCCGAAAAATTGGGAATTCCACTGGTTGAGACGAAATTCACCCGGTTTCCCGACGGGGAGATGTACCTCAGGTGCGGGGAGCTGGACGACGAGACCCTGATCGTCAGCAGCATTGTCGATAACGATATGCTTGTCCAGACCCTTCTTGCGATCGATGCCGCCGACCGGTCACGGATCACCCTCGTGATCCCGTACCTCGGCTACTCCCGGCAGGACAGGCGCATCCACTCCGGCGAGCCGATCAGCGCCCGGGCGGTCGCACGGGCCGTCTCGACCGGCGTCGAGCGGGTTTACATCGTCAACATCCACGACCCGGCCATCCTCGACTTCTTTACGGTTCCTGCAACGAACGTCACCATCGCCCCGGCGATCGGGGGCTACGTCGGCGACCTGCACCTGAAGAACCCCCTGGTCCTCGCCCCGGACGAGGGCGCGGTCGCGTTCGCGACCGATGTCGCCGCGGTCGGCGGGTGGGACTGCGACCATCTCGAGAAGACCCGGCTCTCGGGCGAAGAGGTCCGGATCGCCCCGAAGTCCATCGATGCCGAGGGCCGGGACGTCGTGATCGTCGACGATATCATCTCCACCGGCGGGACCCTCGCGACCGCGGCCTGCATGCTCCGCGAGCAGGGAGCCACGTCCATCCACGCGGCCTGCGTCCACGGGGTGCTCACGAGCGGCGCCTACACGCGCCTGAGGGCGGCGGGGGTCTCCTCGGTCGTCTCCAGCGACACCTACGAGAACGCCTCAAGCTTCATATCCGCCGCGAACGCTATCGTCACCGCGATCAGGGACAATGCTCACCATTGA
- the lonB gene encoding ATP-dependent protease LonB — protein MDSTTPTEIPKIELTYDELAEIDDFAGLELSASSDIDVPPNLIDQVIGQEHAVEVIRKAAVQRRHVMMIGTPGTGKSMLAKAMAELLPKEDLQDILVYPNPEDNNNPIIRTVPASRGKQIVNAHKVEARKKIQMRSTLIMLLIIGIIGYAIITYQWLMGIIAAAFVFMALKYSMPREEAMVPKLLISHEPNTIAPFIDATGSHAGALLGDVRHDPFQSGGLETPSHDRVEGGAIHRAHGGVLFIDEINTLTPHSQQNLLTALQEGTFPITGQSERSSGAMVRTEPVPCRFVMIAAGNLDAIQGMHPALRSRVRGYGYEVYMRETMEDTPENRKKFLRFIAQEVKNDGKIPHFDRDAMLEVLREARRRSNRKGHLTLKLRDMGGLIRVAGDLARQESADFTTVKHVLAAKSASRSIEDQISDEYIRRSRDYDITVVEGNRVGRVNGLAVMGSDSGSVLPVMAEVTPSQGANGSVIATGLLKEIAQESIKNVSALIKKFTGKDIRNMDIHIQFIGTYSGVEGDSASVTVATAVISAIENIPVRQDVAMTGSLSVRGDVLPIGGVTYKIEAAAKAGIKKVIIPRSNLDDVLIEDRYRDMVEVVPVDHIEEVLQNALVPENREGFLSKLRKMAVGPTPAIFDPNANVGRSIV, from the coding sequence ATGGATTCAACGACTCCAACAGAAATTCCGAAGATTGAGCTCACCTACGACGAGCTGGCGGAGATCGATGACTTTGCCGGTCTTGAGTTGAGCGCATCGTCCGATATCGATGTCCCGCCGAACCTGATCGACCAGGTCATCGGCCAGGAACACGCCGTCGAGGTGATCCGCAAAGCTGCGGTCCAGCGCAGGCACGTGATGATGATCGGCACACCGGGAACCGGCAAATCGATGCTGGCGAAGGCGATGGCCGAACTCCTCCCCAAGGAAGATCTGCAGGATATTCTGGTCTACCCGAACCCCGAAGACAACAACAACCCCATCATCAGGACGGTGCCCGCGAGCCGCGGCAAACAGATCGTGAACGCCCACAAGGTCGAGGCGAGAAAGAAGATCCAGATGCGGAGCACCCTCATCATGCTCCTCATCATCGGTATCATCGGCTACGCGATCATCACCTACCAGTGGCTCATGGGCATCATCGCCGCCGCGTTCGTCTTCATGGCACTGAAGTACTCGATGCCCCGCGAGGAGGCGATGGTCCCGAAGCTCCTCATCTCCCACGAGCCCAACACCATCGCGCCCTTCATCGACGCGACCGGCTCGCACGCGGGGGCCCTGCTCGGCGACGTCCGGCACGACCCCTTCCAGAGCGGCGGCCTTGAGACCCCGTCCCACGACCGCGTCGAGGGCGGAGCGATCCACCGGGCGCACGGGGGCGTGCTCTTCATCGACGAGATCAATACCCTCACCCCGCACTCCCAGCAGAACCTGCTGACCGCGCTCCAGGAGGGAACCTTCCCGATCACCGGCCAGAGCGAGCGGTCGAGCGGTGCGATGGTCCGGACCGAGCCGGTCCCCTGCCGCTTCGTGATGATCGCCGCAGGCAACCTCGACGCCATCCAGGGGATGCACCCGGCGCTCCGGTCTCGTGTCCGGGGCTACGGCTACGAGGTCTACATGCGCGAGACGATGGAGGACACCCCTGAGAACCGGAAGAAGTTCCTCCGGTTCATCGCCCAGGAGGTCAAGAACGACGGGAAGATCCCCCATTTCGACCGCGACGCCATGCTCGAGGTCCTCCGCGAGGCCCGGCGCCGCTCGAACCGGAAGGGCCACCTGACCCTGAAGCTCCGTGACATGGGCGGGCTCATCCGCGTGGCGGGCGACCTTGCCCGGCAGGAGAGTGCGGATTTCACCACGGTGAAGCACGTCCTCGCCGCGAAATCGGCCTCCCGCTCGATCGAGGACCAGATCTCCGACGAGTACATCCGCCGGAGCCGCGACTACGACATCACCGTCGTCGAGGGGAACCGTGTCGGCCGGGTGAACGGGCTTGCGGTGATGGGGAGCGACTCGGGCTCCGTCCTCCCGGTGATGGCCGAGGTGACCCCGAGCCAGGGGGCGAACGGTTCGGTCATCGCGACCGGTCTCTTAAAGGAGATCGCCCAGGAATCGATCAAGAACGTCAGCGCCCTGATCAAGAAGTTCACCGGCAAGGACATCCGGAACATGGACATCCACATCCAGTTCATCGGCACCTACAGCGGCGTCGAGGGCGACTCCGCCTCCGTGACGGTGGCAACAGCGGTGATCAGCGCCATCGAGAACATCCCGGTCCGCCAGGACGTCGCGATGACCGGCTCCCTCTCGGTCAGAGGCGACGTCCTCCCCATCGGCGGGGTCACCTACAAGATCGAGGCGGCGGCAAAGGCGGGGATCAAGAAGGTGATCATCCCGCGGTCGAACCTCGACGACGTCCTGATCGAGGACCGCTACCGCGATATGGTCGAGGTGGTCCCGGTCGACCACATCGAGGAGGTCCTCCAGAACGCGCTGGTGCCGGAGAACCGCGAAGGCTTCCTCTCGAAGCTCCGGAAGATGGCGGTCGGCCCGACGCCCGCCATCTTCGATCCGAACGCAAACGTCGGGCGCTCGATAGTCTGA